The following proteins come from a genomic window of Ursus arctos isolate Adak ecotype North America unplaced genomic scaffold, UrsArc2.0 scaffold_12, whole genome shotgun sequence:
- the PRKAB2 gene encoding 5'-AMP-activated protein kinase subunit beta-2 isoform X3 produces MGNTSDRVAGERHGAKASRAEGAGGHAPGKEHKIMVGSTDDPSVFSLPDSKLPGDKEFVSWQQDLEDSVKPTQQARPTVIRWSEGGKEVFISGSFNNWSTKIPLIKSHNDFVAILDLPEGEHQYKFFVDGQWVHDPSEPVVTSQLGTINNLIHVKKSDFEVFDALKLDSMESSETSCRDLSSSPPGPYGQEMYVFRSEERFKSPPILPPHLLQVILNKDTNISCDPALLPEPNHVMLNHLYALSIKIKKLKLREGHNARQCDGP; encoded by the exons ATGGGAAACACCAGCGACCGGGTGGCTGGCGAGCGCCACGGCGCCAAGGCTTCACGCGCCGAGGGCGCCGGCGGCCATGCGCCGGGCAAGGAGCATAAGATCATGGTCGGGAGTACCGACGACCCTAGCGTCTTCAGCCTGCCGGACTCCAAG CTCCCTGGGGACAAAGAGTTTGTATCATGGCAGCAGGATTTGGAGGACTCCGTAAAGCCCACACAGCAGGCCCGGCCCACTGTTATCCGCTGGTCTGAAGGAGGCAAGGAGGTCTTCATCTCTGGGTCCTTCAACAATTGGAGCACCAAGATTCCACTGATTAAGAG cCATAATGACTTTGTTGCCATCTTAGACCTCCCTGAGGGAGAGCACCAGTACAAGTTCTTTGTGGATGGACAGTGGGTTCATGATCCGTCAGAG CCTGTGGTTACCAGTCAGCTTGGCACGATTAACAATTTGATCCATGTCAAGAAATCGGACTTTGAGGTGTTTGATGCTTTAAAGCTAGATTCAATGGAAAGCTCGGAGACATCTTGTAGAG ACCTCTCCAGCTCTCCCCCAGGGCCTTATGGTCAAGAAATGTATGTGTTTCGATCTGAGGAGAGATTCAAATCCCCACCCATCCTACCTCCTCACCTTCTTCAAGTTATTCTTAACAAGGACACTAATATTTCT tgtGATCCAGCCTTGCTTCCTGAGCCCAATCATGTTATGCTGAACCATCTCTATGCATTATCCATTAAG ataaagaaactaaagctcagagaaggtCATAATGCCA GACAGTGTGATGGTCCTTAG
- the PRKAB2 gene encoding 5'-AMP-activated protein kinase subunit beta-2 isoform X2, whose translation MGNTSDRVAGERHGAKASRAEGAGGHAPGKEHKIMVGSTDDPSVFSLPDSKLPGDKEFVSWQQDLEDSVKPTQQARPTVIRWSEGGKEVFISGSFNNWSTKIPLIKSHNDFVAILDLPEGEHQYKFFVDGQWVHDPSEPVVTSQLGTINNLIHVKKSDFEVFDALKLDSMESSETSCRDLSSSPPGPYGQEMYVFRSEERFKSPPILPPHLLQVILNKDTNISCDPALLPEPNHVMLNHLYALSIKDSVMVLSATHRYKKKYVTTLLYKPI comes from the exons ATGGGAAACACCAGCGACCGGGTGGCTGGCGAGCGCCACGGCGCCAAGGCTTCACGCGCCGAGGGCGCCGGCGGCCATGCGCCGGGCAAGGAGCATAAGATCATGGTCGGGAGTACCGACGACCCTAGCGTCTTCAGCCTGCCGGACTCCAAG CTCCCTGGGGACAAAGAGTTTGTATCATGGCAGCAGGATTTGGAGGACTCCGTAAAGCCCACACAGCAGGCCCGGCCCACTGTTATCCGCTGGTCTGAAGGAGGCAAGGAGGTCTTCATCTCTGGGTCCTTCAACAATTGGAGCACCAAGATTCCACTGATTAAGAG cCATAATGACTTTGTTGCCATCTTAGACCTCCCTGAGGGAGAGCACCAGTACAAGTTCTTTGTGGATGGACAGTGGGTTCATGATCCGTCAGAG CCTGTGGTTACCAGTCAGCTTGGCACGATTAACAATTTGATCCATGTCAAGAAATCGGACTTTGAGGTGTTTGATGCTTTAAAGCTAGATTCAATGGAAAGCTCGGAGACATCTTGTAGAG ACCTCTCCAGCTCTCCCCCAGGGCCTTATGGTCAAGAAATGTATGTGTTTCGATCTGAGGAGAGATTCAAATCCCCACCCATCCTACCTCCTCACCTTCTTCAAGTTATTCTTAACAAGGACACTAATATTTCT tgtGATCCAGCCTTGCTTCCTGAGCCCAATCATGTTATGCTGAACCATCTCTATGCATTATCCATTAAG GACAGTGTGATGGTCCTTAGCGCAACCCATCGTTACAAGAAGAAGTATGTCACTACTCTGCTGTACAAGCCCATCTGA
- the PRKAB2 gene encoding 5'-AMP-activated protein kinase subunit beta-2 isoform X1, with translation MGNTSDRVAGERHGAKASRAEGAGGHAPGKEHKIMVGSTDDPSVFSLPDSKLPGDKEFVSWQQDLEDSVKPTQQARPTVIRWSEGGKEVFISGSFNNWSTKIPLIKSHNDFVAILDLPEGEHQYKFFVDGQWVHDPSEPVVTSQLGTINNLIHVKKSDFEVFDALKLDSMESSETSCRDLSSSPPGPYGQEMYVFRSEERFKSPPILPPHLLQVILNKDTNISCDPALLPEPNHVMLNHLYALSIKVSGGPGSSLKWEGRGDTCSPVVTWPATSLTLKLAIMVK, from the exons ATGGGAAACACCAGCGACCGGGTGGCTGGCGAGCGCCACGGCGCCAAGGCTTCACGCGCCGAGGGCGCCGGCGGCCATGCGCCGGGCAAGGAGCATAAGATCATGGTCGGGAGTACCGACGACCCTAGCGTCTTCAGCCTGCCGGACTCCAAG CTCCCTGGGGACAAAGAGTTTGTATCATGGCAGCAGGATTTGGAGGACTCCGTAAAGCCCACACAGCAGGCCCGGCCCACTGTTATCCGCTGGTCTGAAGGAGGCAAGGAGGTCTTCATCTCTGGGTCCTTCAACAATTGGAGCACCAAGATTCCACTGATTAAGAG cCATAATGACTTTGTTGCCATCTTAGACCTCCCTGAGGGAGAGCACCAGTACAAGTTCTTTGTGGATGGACAGTGGGTTCATGATCCGTCAGAG CCTGTGGTTACCAGTCAGCTTGGCACGATTAACAATTTGATCCATGTCAAGAAATCGGACTTTGAGGTGTTTGATGCTTTAAAGCTAGATTCAATGGAAAGCTCGGAGACATCTTGTAGAG ACCTCTCCAGCTCTCCCCCAGGGCCTTATGGTCAAGAAATGTATGTGTTTCGATCTGAGGAGAGATTCAAATCCCCACCCATCCTACCTCCTCACCTTCTTCAAGTTATTCTTAACAAGGACACTAATATTTCT tgtGATCCAGCCTTGCTTCCTGAGCCCAATCATGTTATGCTGAACCATCTCTATGCATTATCCATTAAGGTAAGTGGTGGGCCTGGCTCTTCCCTAAAATGGGAGGGCAGGGGTGACACATGTTCTCCAGTGGTTACTTGGCCTGCCACTTCACTGACGCTAAAGCTGGCCATAATGGTCAAATAA